The following proteins come from a genomic window of Taeniopygia guttata chromosome 25, bTaeGut7.mat, whole genome shotgun sequence:
- the LOC140680536 gene encoding uncharacterized protein has protein sequence MNPFPVFPLELPWIEAGLIQRDPWIDPRFPNSSGYSAGKSISWYSEGTTSVENLDGRSRNVRTTGIPREKPESIHGPSRFLQEWDSIHGEGIFGIQLGSGASGIFLPCLEPAWSERSVIPEISPWLFPSFGNVEWKSGIHTGRGSCIQGEIPNSCGIVGLGHQGGAGEGSSQIPGIPTTPNPGNPVGLGDPSGNVGSGILGGRKRPRDPAPLGDGRDSQISRSWEEGRVGRGRSRNSIPLEHHRHRLHFPPFSQSFYFYPVPFPAWRAPEWEGQGKGRAGLLILWDGTGTGKGRDQEIAPAKKPLASPPFSPLSPTFSLGSWPFPFPAGLAGRGKGREWIPLENGRHHLRLPPFCPNFLFFIPSLPKPFGAGKSREK, from the exons ATGAAccctttccctgtttttccattg GAACTCCCCTGGATCGAGGCGGGGCTGATCCAGAGGGATCCCTGGATTGATCCCAGATTCCCAAATTCCTCGGGATATTCCGCCGGGAAAAGCATTTCCTGGTATTCCGAGGGGACAACATCTGTGGAAAACCTGGatggcaggagcaggaatgtcAGAACCACTGGAATTCCACGGGAAAAGCCGGAAAGCATCCATGGGCCATCCCGGTTTTTGCAGGAATGGGATTCAATCCATggagagggaatttttgggatccAGCTGGGATCGGGAGCCTCTGGAATATTCCTCCCGTGCCTGGAGCCAG CATGGTCGGAGCGCTCGGTGATCCCGGAAATCAGCCCTTGGTTATTCCCGAGTTTTGGGAACGTGGAGTGGAAATCTGGGATCCACACAGGGAGGGGCTCCTGCATCCAaggggaaatcccaaattcctgtgGGATTGTTGGGCTGGGACACCAAGGAGGGGCGGGGGAAGGATCCTCCCAAATCCCGGGAATCCCGacgaccccaaatcctgggaatccagtgggacTGGGAGATCCCTCTGGGAATGTTGGCTCTGGAATTctggggggaaggaaaaggccCCGGGATCCTGCTCCGCTGGGGGATGGCCGGGACTCCCAGAtttccaggagctgggaagagggaagggtgggaagagggaggagcaggaattCGATCCCACTGGAACACCACCGGCACCGCctccattttcctcctttttcccagagtttttatttttatccagttccttttccagcctggcgGGCTCCGGagtgggaagggcagggaaaggggagggctgggctgctgATCCTTTGGGATGGAACGGGaacagggaagggcagggatcAGGAAATTGCTCCCGCTAAAAAACCACTGGCATCGCCTCcgttttcccccctttccccaaccttttccctgggatcctggcccttcccttttccagctggcctggctggaagagggaagggcagggaatggATCCCACTGGAAAACGGCCGGCATCACCTCCGtcttcctcctttctgccccaactttttatttttcatcccaAGCCTTCCCAAGCCTTTTGGagctgggaagagcagggagaagTGA